A region from the Streptomyces sp. 3214.6 genome encodes:
- a CDS encoding helix-turn-helix transcriptional regulator, whose translation MTKNETKQTHPHASTELCEEGRRLYGNALRTGRIARADVEPAPCLMEFALLHADPDDANWLRPVPPSIALSQLLNPIEREITQRRRLSVELADAFEPFMTLSAQPTPTTHSITVLEGIDRINAALDLATSQCQTEMLTVQPSRRRLEHTLVQGLERDRPLIERGCRIRTLYQHTARYSPETLAYVSQFTDGKVEYRTIDELVERLIICDETVAFIPTRDDGQVALELRHPGLVRYLIKVFEFMWGRAVPLATGAPYETAPDGITDIQHSIAKLLVEGHVDEAIARRLGMNVRTCRAHIAKLATALGSGSRAQLGFLIAQSGILRQEP comes from the coding sequence TTGACGAAAAATGAGACAAAGCAGACACATCCTCATGCGTCGACTGAGCTGTGCGAGGAAGGTCGCCGTCTCTATGGGAACGCACTTCGGACGGGCCGCATAGCCCGTGCGGACGTGGAGCCCGCTCCGTGTTTGATGGAGTTCGCCCTGCTTCATGCCGACCCCGACGACGCGAACTGGCTGCGCCCGGTGCCCCCGTCGATCGCCCTGTCCCAGCTGCTCAACCCGATCGAACGCGAGATCACCCAGCGCAGACGGCTGTCGGTCGAACTCGCCGACGCTTTCGAGCCGTTCATGACCCTCAGCGCCCAGCCGACGCCGACCACGCACTCGATCACGGTGCTGGAGGGCATCGACCGCATCAACGCGGCGCTCGATCTGGCCACCTCCCAGTGCCAGACCGAGATGCTCACCGTCCAGCCGAGCCGCCGCCGCCTGGAGCACACCCTCGTCCAGGGCCTGGAGCGCGACAGACCGCTGATCGAACGCGGCTGCCGCATCCGGACCCTCTACCAGCACACGGCCCGCTACAGCCCCGAGACCCTGGCCTACGTCTCCCAGTTCACCGACGGCAAGGTCGAGTACCGCACCATCGACGAACTCGTGGAGCGGCTGATCATCTGCGACGAGACGGTGGCCTTCATCCCGACCCGCGACGACGGTCAGGTCGCCCTCGAACTCCGGCACCCGGGGCTCGTCCGCTACCTGATCAAGGTCTTCGAGTTCATGTGGGGCCGCGCCGTACCCCTGGCCACCGGCGCCCCGTACGAGACCGCGCCCGACGGCATCACGGACATCCAGCACTCCATCGCCAAGCTCCTCGTCGAGGGGCACGTCGACGAGGCGATAGCCCGCCGGCTCGGTATGAACGTCCGCACCTGCCGTGCCCATATCGCCAAACTCGCCACCGCCCTGGGCAGTGGCAGTCGTGCCCAACTCGGCTTCCTCATCGCCCAGTCGGGCATCCTCAGACAGGAACCCTGA